In one Amaranthus tricolor cultivar Red isolate AtriRed21 chromosome 8, ASM2621246v1, whole genome shotgun sequence genomic region, the following are encoded:
- the LOC130820622 gene encoding NEP1-interacting protein-like 1 — translation MEMYSCTSYLTMATSSSILYNLGEKFRDTLTFAVSVTLGTLFSAFFTFCFALVGTVLGAMTGALIGQETESGFVRGAAIGAISGAVFSIEVFESSVVLWQSDESGIGCLLYLIDVIMSLLSGRLVRERIGPAMLSAVQSQMGAVETNFEEATNLFDTGEVKGLPGDLVNKIPKIMITKTNNIDASGERTSCSVCLLDFRIGETVRCLPQCHHMFHLPCIDKWLLRHGSCPLCRRDM, via the exons ATGGAAATGTACTCTTGCACATCATATCTAACAATGGCTACTTCATCATCGATTTTGTATAATTTGGGTGAAAAATTTCGTGATACGCTTACTTTTGCTGTTTCTGTTACTCTTGGAACTCTTTTCTCTGCCTTCTTCACCTTCTGTTTTGCTTTAG TTGGGACAGTGTTGGGAGCCATGACTGGAGCATTGATTGGACAAGAGACAGAGAGTGGATTTGTAAGAGGAGCTGCCATTGGAGCTATTTCTGGTGCAGTTTTTTCAATTGAGGTCTTTGAATCTTCAGTTGTTCTTTGGCAGTCAGATGAATCTGGTATTGGCTGTCTTCTCTACCTG ATTGATGTAATCATGAGCCTGTTGAGTGGTAGGCTTGTTCGTGAGCGAATCGGTCCAGCAATGCTCAGTGCAGTACAGAGTCAG ATGGGTGCTGTCGAAACAAACTTTGAGGAAGCGACAAATCTATTCGACACAGGAGAGGTGAAGGGCTTACCGGGTGATTTAGTAAACAAGATACCAAAGATTATGATCACCAAAACGAACAATATCGATGCTTCAGGGGAGCGAACCTCCTGTTCTGTTTGCCTTCTG GATTTCAGAATCGGAGAAACAGTTCGATGTTTACCTCAATGCCACCATATGTTTCACCTTCCCTGCATCGATAAGTGGTTGTTGAGGCATGGTTCCTGCCCTTTGTGTAGAAGGGATATgtaa